TTCCGCTGATAGTACTATTTTTTATAATATCCAGAAAAATAAAATGCTGCTGGAATTGCCCTATCGAGGTCGTTTCATCTAATAAATATTTTCGCCAAGCTTTTTCAGCACCTTCATAATATTCTCTCAGATCATCCGGAATATTTTTATCAATTACTGGCAAGTGAAACACTAAATTTCGCCATGATATAGAAACAGCGAATTTAAGCATCCAATGCTCATGGCTAAAAATACTCTTATCTTCATTAATTGCCTGTTCAAACACTTTTTGTTTGAACAAGTTCTCCCAAACCGAAAATTGATTCTCACAATCCTCGCAAAGTAATTTGACTTTTGTCCCATCTTGGATACGTCTATTAATGTTGTCTGAATGTCTTAAATAACCAGTACTTGCTCTATCCTTGTAATACTTAACAACATATTTTGGAATAATATGGCTTTTTCTCAATTGGGCTTTTGACTTGCAAAGAGCACAAATACCCATCTCTTGTACCTGCTAAATATAAAGTTACCGCATCTAGTGTTGTTCATTGTCATCGACCGGCAGCAGTCGGTAGAGATCGGTGCGGCGCGTATCGACACCCACCCGGTTCTGCTTCGAGAGGTCGACCATGCCGGTGATCAGTTCCTCGCTGTCCTGGTTGCTTTCGGCCACCAGCAGGCCGTCGGGGTCGATTATGTAGCTCTTGCCCATCTGTATCGGACCGGCGGCGTTGCAGCTCACCACCCAGATTCCGTTCTCGGCGGCGCGGCTGCGCAGGTGGCCCTCCCAGACCGGAATTTTCCAGGAGTGGTTGCCGCAGGCCTGGGCCGCGTGGAAAATCACCCTGGCTCCCATGAGCGCCTGCACGCGCCACGGCTCCGGGAACCGGATATCGAAACAGATCTGCATACCGTATTGCATTGCGCCTGCGGAGTAGGCCTTGAGCTCCATGCCGGGCTGGTAATATTGCTTGTCGCCTCCGGTGAGCTGGACCTTGGCGTAGGTGGAGCGCACCTCGCCGGTGTCATCGATCATGATAATGTCGTTGTAAAGGCCTCCGTCGCGCCAGTTTGAAGTGCCCGCGATTACCCAGATCGAGTGTTCCCGGGCGGCGTTCCTGACCTTGCCCAGCGCAGCTTCCAGCACCTTGCGCGACGGCATCTCGCTGTCCCTGAAATGTTCGGGTCCGTAGCCGGAGAGCGAGGCCTCAGGGAACACAACCAGGTCAGCTCCGGCCTCGTCGGCCTGACGGATGAAGTCGAGATACTTCTGCGTGTTGACCTCCACATCGCCGGTTACGAATATCTGGGCGCAGGCGGCGCGGAAGGGTTTATCGCCGATTTCAGCGGCGGCCAGGTACCCGGAAAAGGCCGCCAGGGCTGTCAGGACAGCTGTTATCGTTCGGATCATCCATTCCTCCATCGGTTTACCGGTTAAACTCACCGCAGGTTAATCATTATAAGTCACCTCCGGCCCGGCGGCAAGAAAGGATATCCGACCGCCCGGGCAGTTTTTCCTTGAAAAGGAGCGGCCCAAACGAGTATTTTCAACACGGAGACGGTAAAATTCCAATCCGAGGGCCCATGCTGAAGGAGTTGAAAGAAAGGGTGCTGGAAGCCAATCTGGAGCTGTGGCGCAGGGGGCTGATTATCCACACCTGGGGCAATGTAAGCGGAATCGACCGGGAACGCGGCCTGGTGCTTATCAAGCCCAGCGGGGTGCCGTACGAGAAACTGACGGTCGAAAAACTGGCGATTGTCGATCTGGAAGGCAATCCGGTAACCAGCGAATACAAAGCGAGTTCCGATACTCCGACCCACCTCGAACTCTACCGCTCGTTCCCCGCAACTGGAGCGGTGGCGCACAGCCACTCCCGTTACGCAACCGCCTGGGCGCAGGCCAAACGGGCTATCCCCGCCCTGGGCACTACCCATGCCGATTAT
Above is a genomic segment from Candidatus Glassbacteria bacterium containing:
- a CDS encoding carbon-nitrogen hydrolase family protein — protein: MEEWMIRTITAVLTALAAFSGYLAAAEIGDKPFRAACAQIFVTGDVEVNTQKYLDFIRQADEAGADLVVFPEASLSGYGPEHFRDSEMPSRKVLEAALGKVRNAAREHSIWVIAGTSNWRDGGLYNDIIMIDDTGEVRSTYAKVQLTGGDKQYYQPGMELKAYSAGAMQYGMQICFDIRFPEPWRVQALMGARVIFHAAQACGNHSWKIPVWEGHLRSRAAENGIWVVSCNAAGPIQMGKSYIIDPDGLLVAESNQDSEELITGMVDLSKQNRVGVDTRRTDLYRLLPVDDNEQH
- a CDS encoding L-ribulose-5-phosphate 4-epimerase, whose translation is MLKELKERVLEANLELWRRGLIIHTWGNVSGIDRERGLVLIKPSGVPYEKLTVEKLAIVDLEGNPVTSEYKASSDTPTHLELYRSFPATGAVAHSHSRYATAWAQAKRAIPALGTTHADYFHGEIPLTRALTAREIESAYELETGRVIVERFAELDPGRTPGVLVYSHGPFTWGADPESAVENMAVLEEVAQMAWATMALAPDTEPMAPELLDKHYLRKHGGKSYYGQD